In the Halorubrum ruber genome, CGCGAGACGACGCTCGACGCGCCGACCGCGATCGCCTGTACCCCCGAGCTGTCGGCAGGCGGGGATCTCCCCCTGCGCGGGCTGACGACCGTCCACCACGGGCGGGTGCCGACCGACGTGGGCGGGGCGGGCGTCGAGTTCCACGCCACCCGGGAGTATCGCCGCGGCGATCCGTTGAAGCGGATCGACTGGAACCGGCGGGCCCGGACGGGCGAGCTGTCGACCGTCGAGCTGCGCGAGGAGCGCGCCGCCACCGTCGTGCTGCTCGTCGACGCCCGCGAGTCCGCGTACGTCGCGGCCGACCCCGACGCGGAGACGGCGGTGGAGGCGAGCGTCGCGGCCGCCGGCCAGGCGTTCTCCGCGCTCCTCGACGGCGGCGACCGCGTCGGGATCGCGGCGCTGTCGCCGCTGGACTGCTGGCTCCCGCCCGGCAGCGGGACCGTCCACGCCGCCCGCGGGCGCGAGACGCTGGCGACCGACCCGGCGCTCGCGCCGACGCCGAGCGACGAGCGGTTCTACCGGTCGCTGTGGCTCCGGCGGTTCCGGCGGCGGCTCCCGGCCGACGCGCAGGTGCTGTTTTTCACCCCCTTGGTGGACGACACTGCGGCGACGCTCGCGCGCCGGATCGACGCGCACGGTCACCTCGTGACGGTGCTCTCGCCGGACCCGACGACGACCGAGACCGCTGGCCAGCGGCTGACGACCTTCGAGCGACGCCAGCGGCTGCGGTCGCTGCGGTCGGCGGGGATCCGCGCGCTGGAGTGGGGCGACGACTCCTTCCCGGTCGCCGTCGCGGCCGCGACGAGGCGGTGGTCGCGATGAGCGGGGAAGATGCGGAGAGCAGAGCGAGCGACGGCGACGACGCGCTCGTCGACTTCCACGAGACCGACGCGCGGCCGCCGACGGTCGCGATCGTCGCGAGCCTCGCGGCCGCGGGCGTCGCGGCGACCGCCGCGCTGGTCGCGAGCCCGATCGGCGGCGCGCTGCTCGGCGCCGCCGCGCTCGGTTTCCTCGCCGGATCGCTCCGGAGCTCGACCCGGGTCCTGACGTGGGGCGCGGCGGTCGGCGTGGTCGGCCTCGCGCTGGCGGGGTACCGCGGCGCGGCCGCCGAGCCGCTGCTCGTCGCCGCCGTCGGGCTCGCGGTCGCGTGGGACGTCGCCGACCACGGCGTCGGCCTCGGCGAGCAGGTGGGTCGGGGTGCCCGCGTTCGGCGCAACGTCGCGGTCCACGCCGGGTCGAGCCTGCTCGTCGGCGCGCTCGCCGCCGGCCTCGTCTACGGCGTCTCGCTCGCGGTCGGCGGCGGCCAGCCGGTGGCCGCGCTCGCACTGCTTCTCGCGGGCGGTATCGCGCTGATCTCGGCGCTGCGGTGACGGCGTGGACGGCGAGACAGTGAGACGGCGAGGCGAGCGAGCGGCATCGATCGGGAGGGCGCGAACGCCCCGCGACGCCGGAGCTAAACCCTTATCAGCGCGCGGGTGGCAGGTACGCCCGTAATGAGCGACCTCCCGGACGACTTCGACTGCACGCTCACCAACTGGGAGTACATCTACGGGCTCTGCCGCAACGTCTCCGACGCGGTGAAGCGGGCCGACTTCGAGCCGGACGTGGTCGTCGCCTTGGCCCGCGGCGGCTGGTTCGCGGGCCGGTGCGTCTGCGACTTCCTCGGGCTCAACGACCTCACGAGCCTCAAGATGGAACACTACGTCGGCGCCGCGGAGAAGAGCGACGAACCCCAGATCCGCTACCCGATGCCCGAGGGGAGCGTGGAGGGGAAAAACGTCCTCATCATCGACGATATCGCGGACACCGGCGGCTCGATCCGCCGCGCCGAGGAGTACGTCGACGAGCGGAACGCCGCCGAGATCCGCACCGCGACACTCCAGCTGCTCGGCACCTCCGAGTTCCAGCCCGACTTCGTGGGCGAGCGGCTCGAACAGTGGACGTGGGTCGTCTACCCGTGGAACTTCCTCGAGGATATGGTCGACCTCACGGAGGGCGCGATGGAGCGCGCCGACGAGTCGGCGTTCTCGCGGGAGGACCTGCGCCACTACTTAGAGGAGTTCCACGGCATCGGCCGGATCGAGATGGAGGTCGCCCAGCCCGACCGCCTCGACGAGGTCATCGACGAGATGGTCCGGCGGGACGTCGCGGAGCCCGTCGGCGACGAGACCTGGGCGCTCGCCGAGTAGCAGGCCAGAGCGATGGCCGGGAAATCGGACGACGACGACGCCGGTGACGACGACCGCGACGCGGACGCCGACCGCGACGCGGCGCTCGACGCCGTCCTCGCCGCCTACGACCTCAAAGACGAGCGGCGCACCGGCTGGCAGCTCCGCGGCGTCGACGACCCCGAGTCCGTCGCCGCCCACTCGTGGGGGGTCGCGTACCTCGTGTTGGCGCTCGGCGAGCGGTTCCGCGAGGAGCTCCCGGGGGTCGATTTCGACCGTGCCCTTCGGCTCGCCGTCGTCCACGACGTCGCCGAGGCTGAGACCGGCGACGTGGCGGCCCGTGCCGATTCCACCGCCGAGGGAGTCGACCGCGAGGCGAAAGTCGCCGCCGAGCGCGAGGCGATGGCGGACCTCGCCGGCCCGCTCCCCGAGCGCGTGCGAGACGCGTGGGAGGCGTACGAGGCCCGCGACTCGCCGGAGGCGGTCCTCATCAAGGAGTGCGACCTGCTCGACACCTGCCTCCAAGCCCTGATGTACGAGCAGGACGACCGGTACGACCCGGAGCGGGGCGAGCCCGACGCGTTCCGCGAGTACGACGACTTAGACGAGTTCTTCGCGACGACCGAGCCCCGGCTCCGGACCGAGGCCGGGAGGGAACTGTTCGCGGAGGTCCGCGAGCGGTACCGGGCCGCGCGGGACGGGGCGTAAGCTTAGTTCGACGCCCGCCACGCCGCCGCGGCCGCCTCGATCACTTCCAGCGCGTCGCGGGTGCCGTCCGCGTCCCCCTTCTCGAAGTCCTCCTCGGTCTGCCCCATCTGGTTCGTCACGTGCGCGAAGCAGACGACCGGCCGGTCCCGGACGGCCGCGAACGCGTACAGCGCCGCCGCCTCCATCTCGACCGCGAGGATCCCCTCGGACCGGGCCCGTTCGATCGCGGTCTCCGTCTCGCGGAAGGGCGCGTCGGTCGTCCACGTCGCGCCCGCGTACACCGGACGTGACACCGATTCGCACGCGTCTTCGACCGAGGCGCGGAGGTTGTCGTCGAGCACCGCGTACCGACCCGCCGACCGGTAGTGGTGGCTCGTCCCCTCGTCGCGGAGCGCGCGTTCGATGAGCACGAAGTACGGCGGGTCGTCTTTCGGCACGATCCGCCCCGACGAGGTCACGCTCACGAGGAACTCGCAGCCGGCAGCGAACAGCTGCTCCGCGACGAGGACGGCGAACGACGCCCCCACCGCGCAGCCCACGATCCCGAACTCCTCGCCGTCTCGTTCGAACCGATAGAGGTCCGTGTGGTAGCCGGGCCACGTCTCGTCTTTCCGCGCCGCGCCGGTGGCCGCCAGCTGGCGGACGACGTCCCCGTCCGGGTCGAGCACGCAGACGTCCGGGACCGAACGCTCCGGGAGGTCCTTCTGCCGCCGGGCGTTCTTCAGGAGGGCATCCGGATCGAAAACGGACGGCTCGTCGAACGCCTTCGCCTCGAAGAGCGGCGACGCGTCCGAGTCGGACGGGTCGGTCATGTCCCGGCGTTCGCGGAACCGAGGAAAGGGTGTTGCGGTCAGTCGACCGGCTCGCCGACGACCCCCGCGATCGCCGCGGTCTCCGGGTCGCTGCTCTCGAAGACCTCCTCGCCGGAGATCCCCAGAAAGTACTCCCGCTCGCCGTCGACGCGTTCCAGTATCCGCTCCGTCAGGGCCGCCGAGTCGCGGTGGACCATCCGCCGGAAGTACGAGCCCTCCCGCCGCAGGTTCGACCGGACGTACTCGGAGCGGGTATTCAACACGAGCGCGACGAGGGTCCCGTCCGACGCGAGGACGCGGGTCGCCTCGCTCAGCGCCGCCTCGGCGTCCGGGAGGAACTCGAGCGTCGAGACGAAGACGACGGCGTCGACCGACCCGGTCGCGACCGGCAGCGCGGTCGCGTCACCGAGGACGAACGGCGCGTCGACCCGGTCCCGCGCCGTCTGGACCATCGCCGCCGACAGGTCGAGTCCGGTCATATCGCGGTCGGGGACGCGCTCCTCGAGCGACCCGATGCCGCACCCGACGTCCAGCGCCCGGTCGTCCGCGGCGACGTGTCGGCGCACGTACGCCGCCTCGCGGTCCATGACTGCGCTCCCGAACTCGCTGTCGCAGAACCGGACGAAGCTCTCGGCGTCGCTCACGGCGCGGCCCCCTCGGAGACGCGCGTTCGTCGACGTTCGACGCGCCGAGCGGTCGCGAGACCGCGCTCCGGTGTGGCTCTCGTAGTCATCGGTCTAAGGCGGACTAATCGGCGGCACGTTCGGCCCGTCGCGTCGCCTCCACCTCCAGCGGGTCGCCCGTCGACGTCGCGGTGACCAGTCGCAGGTACTGTCCCGCGCTCGTGAGCAACTTGTTCTCCGCCTTCCGGAGGTGTTCCTCGTACGTCGAGCGAGCGACCGCCGTCTGGTCGGCGAGTTCCCGCAGCGAGGTCTTCCGCGGCTGGGTGTAGTAGCCGCGCTCCAAGGCCAACTGGAGCGCCGCCAGCTGTCGGTCGGTGAGGTCCTCGAACAACTGGTTCGCCGGCGCCAGCATACTGTGCGGGACCTGGGTCTCCGAGATCTCGGTCTTCGAGAGCAGTTCGATCTCCCTGTCGGCGCGCAGGTCGCCGAGCAGCTCCCGGATGTCGGCGTCGTCGAACGCGACCACCGTGTAATGCTCCCAGCCCTGCCGGTAGATGGTCGGCGACTGATACAGGCAGTTGTGCTGCTCGAAGCGGTCGATGACGGACGCCTCGAGCGAACAGAGACAGGACTGCGTGACGACGTGGTACCCGTCGTCGTCCGCGGACTCGTGGAGGACGGTTCCGAGCCGATCGATGTCGTCGAGCAGCGCGTCCGTCGGCGTCGTCTCCGCGGTGATCTCGAGCACCTGACAGTCGCTCAGCGGCCACTCGCGGATGGTGAGATCCGGATGTCGCTCGGAGATCTCGCGGTACGGACACTCGTGTTTCACTCGGATCGAGGCCTCGTACAGGCTCATACGGGATCTTCGGACTGGCGCGAATTAACGGTGCCGGTCATGTCCGGCAGCGGCCGTATCCCCTTCTCCCCGCTATACCGGTGTACGATGCAGGAGCTATCGCCGGACGCGCTCAGCGAACAGCTGCGAGACGACGAGAAGGGCCCGCTCGTCCTCGACGTCCGCCACGAGGCGGAGTTCGAGGACTGGCACATCCCGGGCAGCGTCAACGTCGACGTGTACGACGAACTGACCGACGACCCCGACAGCGCCAAGCCGGCCCTCTCCGATCTCCCCGACGACGCCGAGATCGTGACCGTCTGCGCCGCGGGGGTCGTCTCGCAGACGGCGACGGAGGTCCTCCGCGAACTGGGCTACGACGCCGTGACGCTCGCGGACGGGATGAACGGCTGGAGCCGCGTCCATCGGCACGCGGAGGTCCCGGTCGACCTCGACGGCACGCTCATTCAGGTCGCGCGTCCGGGGAAGGGGTGTCTCTCGCACGTCCTTGTCTCGGAGGGCGAGGCCGCCGTCTTCGACCCGTCGCACTACCGCGGCGAGTACGAGGCGGTCCTCGACGAGTACGACGCCGACCCGGTCGGCGTCTTCGACACGCACGCCCACGCCGACCACGTCTCCGGCGCGGCGGAGCTCGCCGACCGCTACGGCGTCCCCTACTACCTCCATCCGAAGGACGCGCTCGCGGTCGACGCGACGCCGATCGAGGACGGGCAGATCGTGGCCGTCGGCGGGCTCGACGTCGAGGTCGTCCACACGCCCGGACACAGCGAGGGGAGCGTCTCGTTCGACGTCGACGGCGCGGCGCTACTCACCGGCGACACCCTCTTCCACGAGAGCGTCGGCCGCGTCGAGCTCGGCGTCGAGGCCGGGATCGAGGACGCCGACGTGGAGGGGAACGCCGCGACGCTGTACGAGAGCCTCCGGCGGCTGCTGGACCGGCCGGACGACGCGGTCGTGCTCCCGGCGCACGACCCCGGCTCGCCCGAGCCGCCGGTGACCGCGACGCTCGGCGAAGTGAAGCGCCGGAACGCGGACCTCGACCGCGACCGCGAGTCCTTCGTCGCGGCGCTCGCGTCGGACGTCCCGGACCACCCCCGAACTTCGAGCGCGTCAAGCGCACGAACGTGGGGCGGGAGTCGGTTCCGGCGGACGAGCTGGCCGAGCTGGAGCTGGGGCCGAACAACTGCGCGGCCGAGTAACCGATGAGCGCGACGACCGACGTCAAACAGGGAATCCGCGAACACCTCGGCCAGTTCTCGCTCCACGTCCTGCTGGTGTTCGCCACCGGCCTGACCATCGGGTCCGAGCGCACCGTCGTCCCCGCGCTGGGGGAGGACGTGCTCGGCGTCGAGTCGTTCCTCGTGATCGGCTCGTTCGTCGTCTCCTTCGGGGTCGTGAAGTCGATCCTCAACCTCTACGCCGGGAAGTGGGGCGAGGAGTACGGCCGCAGGCCCGTGCTCGTCGCCGGGTGGGTCACGGCGCTCCCGCTCCCGGTCATCCTCATCTTCGCCCCGAGCTGGGGCTGGATCACCGTCGGGAACGTCCTGTTGGGGATCAATCAGGCGCTGACGTGGAGCATGGCGATAAACGCCAAGATCGACCTCGCGAGCCCCGACGAGCGCGGCCTCGCGGTCGGCATCGACGAGTCGTTCGGCTACACCGGCGTGGCCGTCGGCGCCTGGATCACGGGCGTCATCGCCAGCCGGTGGAGCCTCCGACCGGAGCCGTTCTACTTCCTCGCGGTCGTCGTGGTCCTGGCGTTCCTCATCTCGGTCTTCCTGATCAGAGAGACCGTCCAGTACGCGGAGGCCGAGGGAGACGACGACGATCGCGACGCGAACCTCCCGTTCAAGGAGGTCGTAAAGCGGGCGACCTACGGCGACCGGACGCTGTTCGCGGCGGCGCAGGCGGGCCACGTCGAGAACTTCGTCGACACGCTGTTCTGGATCGCCGTCCCGCTGTACCTGCTGAACCAGGGGCTCGACATCGCGGCGGTCGGGGCCGTGGTCGGCGTCCACAGCGCGATGTACTTCCTCCAGATCGGCACCGGCGGCCTCGCGGACCGGATCGGCCGGCGACCGCCGGTCGTCGCCGGGATGTTCCTGGCCGGCGCGGGCGTCCTCGGGATGGTCCTCGTCGAGGGATACCTCGCGTGGGCCGCGCTGGCCGGCGTCTCCGGGTTCGGGATGGCGCTTTTGTACCCGAACCTGATGACCGTTCCGAGCGACGCGGCCCACCCGACATGGCGGTCGGCCGGGATGGGCGTCTACCGGATGTGGCGCGACTCGGGCTA is a window encoding:
- a CDS encoding nucleoside phosphorylase yields the protein MTDPSDSDASPLFEAKAFDEPSVFDPDALLKNARRQKDLPERSVPDVCVLDPDGDVVRQLAATGAARKDETWPGYHTDLYRFERDGEEFGIVGCAVGASFAVLVAEQLFAAGCEFLVSVTSSGRIVPKDDPPYFVLIERALRDEGTSHHYRSAGRYAVLDDNLRASVEDACESVSRPVYAGATWTTDAPFRETETAIERARSEGILAVEMEAAALYAFAAVRDRPVVCFAHVTNQMGQTEEDFEKGDADGTRDALEVIEAAAAAWRASN
- a CDS encoding class I SAM-dependent methyltransferase; translated protein: MSDAESFVRFCDSEFGSAVMDREAAYVRRHVAADDRALDVGCGIGSLEERVPDRDMTGLDLSAAMVQTARDRVDAPFVLGDATALPVATGSVDAVVFVSTLEFLPDAEAALSEATRVLASDGTLVALVLNTRSEYVRSNLRREGSYFRRMVHRDSAALTERILERVDGEREYFLGISGEEVFESSDPETAAIAGVVGEPVD
- a CDS encoding DUF7519 family protein yields the protein MGRRLLPGRRRGRDEAVVAMSGEDAESRASDGDDALVDFHETDARPPTVAIVASLAAAGVAATAALVASPIGGALLGAAALGFLAGSLRSSTRVLTWGAAVGVVGLALAGYRGAAAEPLLVAAVGLAVAWDVADHGVGLGEQVGRGARVRRNVAVHAGSSLLVGALAAGLVYGVSLAVGGGQPVAALALLLAGGIALISALR
- a CDS encoding phosphoribosyltransferase, with amino-acid sequence MSDLPDDFDCTLTNWEYIYGLCRNVSDAVKRADFEPDVVVALARGGWFAGRCVCDFLGLNDLTSLKMEHYVGAAEKSDEPQIRYPMPEGSVEGKNVLIIDDIADTGGSIRRAEEYVDERNAAEIRTATLQLLGTSEFQPDFVGERLEQWTWVVYPWNFLEDMVDLTEGAMERADESAFSREDLRHYLEEFHGIGRIEMEVAQPDRLDEVIDEMVRRDVAEPVGDETWALAE
- a CDS encoding HD domain-containing protein translates to MAGKSDDDDAGDDDRDADADRDAALDAVLAAYDLKDERRTGWQLRGVDDPESVAAHSWGVAYLVLALGERFREELPGVDFDRALRLAVVHDVAEAETGDVAARADSTAEGVDREAKVAAEREAMADLAGPLPERVRDAWEAYEARDSPEAVLIKECDLLDTCLQALMYEQDDRYDPERGEPDAFREYDDLDEFFATTEPRLRTEAGRELFAEVRERYRAARDGA
- a CDS encoding MFS transporter; protein product: MSATTDVKQGIREHLGQFSLHVLLVFATGLTIGSERTVVPALGEDVLGVESFLVIGSFVVSFGVVKSILNLYAGKWGEEYGRRPVLVAGWVTALPLPVILIFAPSWGWITVGNVLLGINQALTWSMAINAKIDLASPDERGLAVGIDESFGYTGVAVGAWITGVIASRWSLRPEPFYFLAVVVVLAFLISVFLIRETVQYAEAEGDDDDRDANLPFKEVVKRATYGDRTLFAAAQAGHVENFVDTLFWIAVPLYLLNQGLDIAAVGAVVGVHSAMYFLQIGTGGLADRIGRRPPVVAGMFLAGAGVLGMVLVEGYLAWAALAGVSGFGMALLYPNLMTVPSDAAHPTWRSAGMGVYRMWRDSGYAVGAILIGLSMEFVSAEAAFYLTAALMFLSGAVVVVWMEETHPEFGTHEPPAPAPESPTEPVARE
- a CDS encoding helix-turn-helix domain-containing protein, with translation MSLYEASIRVKHECPYREISERHPDLTIREWPLSDCQVLEITAETTPTDALLDDIDRLGTVLHESADDDGYHVVTQSCLCSLEASVIDRFEQHNCLYQSPTIYRQGWEHYTVVAFDDADIRELLGDLRADREIELLSKTEISETQVPHSMLAPANQLFEDLTDRQLAALQLALERGYYTQPRKTSLRELADQTAVARSTYEEHLRKAENKLLTSAGQYLRLVTATSTGDPLEVEATRRAERAAD
- a CDS encoding DUF58 domain-containing protein → MSDPGNAAVASESDASTLDEAETGEPDQGEGGEPDRDEGGEPDRDEGGEPNADDADAAEGAGDAAEGAGDAAEGADDAAEGASETPTDRERRREVATDRWLGIAGAALALVGLGVLVRQPSLVLAGAVGVGYAVYARAGDAPTPTLSVTRSVSNEAPAPGDEVRVTVRAENVGETAVPDLRLVDGVPPGLAVVDGPARVATALRPGTAVTFEYTVRAARGDHEWEPLTAITRDAAGARERETTLDAPTAIACTPELSAGGDLPLRGLTTVHHGRVPTDVGGAGVEFHATREYRRGDPLKRIDWNRRARTGELSTVELREERAATVVLLVDARESAYVAADPDAETAVEASVAAAGQAFSALLDGGDRVGIAALSPLDCWLPPGSGTVHAARGRETLATDPALAPTPSDERFYRSLWLRRFRRRLPADAQVLFFTPLVDDTAATLARRIDAHGHLVTVLSPDPTTTETAGQRLTTFERRQRLRSLRSAGIRALEWGDDSFPVAVAAATRRWSR